attgtaatcactatgacacttaccaatagaggtactattgtaaacactatgacacttaccaatagaggtactattgtaaacactatgacacttaaccatagaggtactattgtaaacactatgacacttaccaatagaggtactattgtaaacactatgacttaaccacttaccaatagaggtattattgtaaacactatgacacttaccaatagaggtactattgtaaacactatgacacttaccaatagaggtactattgtaaacacaatgacacttaccaatagaggtactattgtaaacacaatgacaccaatagaggtactattgtaaacactatgacacttaccaatagaggtactattgtaaacactatgacacttaccaatagaggtactattgtaaacactatgacacttaccaatagaggtactattgtaaacactatgacacttaccaatagaggtactattgtaaacactatgacacttaccaatagaggtactattgtaaacactatgacacttaccaatagaggtactattgtaaacacaatgacacttaccaatagaggtactattgtaaacactatgacaccaatagaggtactattgtaaacactatgacacttaccaatagaggtactattgtaaacactatgacacttaccaatagaggtactattgtaaacactatgacaccaatagaggtactattgtaaacactatgacacttaccaatagaggtactattgtaaacactatgacacttaccaatagaggtactattgtaaacactatgacacttaccaatagaggtactattgtaaacactatgacacttaaccatagaggtactattgtaaacactatgacacttaccaatagaggtactattgtaaacactatgacttaaccacttaccaatagaggtattattgtaaacactatgacacttaccaatagaggtactattgtaaacactatgacacttaccaatagaggtactattgtaaacacaatgacacttaccaatagaggtactattgtaaacactatgacacttaccaatagaggtactattgtaaacactatgacacttaccaatagaggtactattataaacactatgacacttaccaatagaggtactattgtaaacactatgacacttaccaatagaggtactattgtaaacacaatgacacttaccaatagaggtactattgtaaacactatgacacttaccaatagaggtactattgtaaacactatgacacttaccaatagaggtactattgtaaacacaatgacacttaccaatagaggtactattgtaaacactatgacacttaccaatagaggtactattgtaaacactatgacacttaccaatagaggtactattgtaaacactatgacaccaatagaggtactattgtaaacacaatgacacttaccaatagaggtactattgtaaacactatgacacttaccaatagaggtactattgtaaacactatgacacttaccaatagaggtactattgtaaacactatgacacttaccaatagaggtactattgtaaacactatgacacttaccaatagaggtactattgtaaacactatgacacttaccaatagaggtattattgtaaacactatgacaccaatagaggtactattgtaaacactatgacacttaccaatagaggtactattgtaaacactatgacacttaccaatagaggtactattgtaaacactatgacacttaccaatagaggtactattgtaaacactatgacacttaccaatagaggtactattgtaaacactatgacacttaccaatagaggtactattgtaaacactatgacacttaccaatagaggtactattgtaaacactatgacaccaatagaggtactattgtaaacactatgacacttaccaatagaggtactattgtaaacactatgacacttaccaatagaggtactattgtaaacactatgacacttaccaatagaggtactattgtaaacactatgacacttaccaatagaggtactattgtaaacactatgacacttaccaatagaggtactattgtaaacactatgacacttaaccatagaggtactattgtaaacactatgacacttaccaatagaggtactattgtaaacactatgacttaaccacttaccaatagaggtattattgtaaacactatgacacttaccaatagaggtactattgtaaacactatgacacttaccaatagaggtactattgtaaacacaatgacacttaccaatagaggtactattgtaaacacaatgacaccaatagaggtactattgtaaacactatgacacttaccaatagaggtactattgtaaacactatgacacttaccaatagaggtactattgtaaacactatgacacttaccaatagaggtactattgtaaacactatgacacttaccaatagaggtactattgtaaacactatgacacttaccaatagaggtactattgtaaacactatgacacttaccaatagaggtactattgtaaacacaatgacacttaccaatagaggtactattgtaaacactatgacaccaatagaggtactattgtaaacactatgacacttaccaatagaggtactattgtaaacactatgacacttaccaatagaggtactattgtaaacactatgacaccaatagaggtactattgtaaacactatgacacttaccaatagaggtactattgtaaacactatgacacttaccaatagaggtactattgtaaacactatgacacttaccaatagaggtactattgtaaacactatgacacttaaccatagaggtactattgtaaacactatgacacttaccaatagaggtactattgtaaacactatgacttaaccacttaccaatagaggtattattgtaaacactatgacacttaccaatagaggtactattgtaaacactatgacacttaccaatagaggtactattgtaaacacaatgacacttaccaatagaggtactattgtaaacactatgacacttaccaatagaggtactattgtaaacactatgacacttaccaatagaggtactattataaacactatgacacttaccaatagaggtactattgtaaacactatgacacttaccaatagaggtactattgtaaacacaatgacacttaccaatagaggtactattgtaaacactatgacacttaccaatagaggtactattgtaaacactatgacacttaccaatagaggtactattgtaaacactatgacacttaccaatagaggtactattgtaaacactatgacacttaccaatagaggtactattgtaaacactatgacacttaccaatagaggtactattgtaaacactatgacacttaccaatagaggtactattgtaaacactatgacacttaccaatagaggtactattgtaaacactatgacacttaccaatagaggtactattgtaaacactatgacacttaccaatagaggtactattgtaaacactatgacacttaccaatagaggtactattgtaaacactatgacacttaccaatagaggtactattgtaaacactatgacacttaccaatagaggtactattgtaaacactatgacacttaccaatagaggtactattgtaaacactatgacacttaccaatagaggtactattgtaaacactatgacacttaccaatagaggtactattgtaaacactatgacacttaccaatagaggtacttTTTGTGGAAGGTTGAGAAGTCATTTTTGAATTCACTGTTGTATTTGTCTTTTGTATAAGCCCAGCTGCTAGTAGGACATTGTTCACTTCTTCACCGTTTTTCTTTggtttcttgttttttttctttcgttCTTTACGATGTAACCAAGgatctaaaaaatgtaaaagatGAAGAAGTCATTGCTGACgacaaatatgaaaaaaaaaatgcttatgcctataaatgatgataaataaaCTTGTATTCTTACCAGCATCGCCAAACGAATCACTTTGGAATGGATTGAAGTCATCTTCATCATTCGATGATAGCTCTGAATTACCAGTATCAGATTCCTCATCACTCAACCTTTTCATTTTCTCATTGTCACTAACATCAAAATTACTATCAATGTCACtatcatcatcaaaaaatgtttttcctcgtttattatttgatttttgaTCACTAACACGTTTTCGTTTACGACTTGTTTTTTCTTTCATGTAACTATCAGGCGTGTTGCTTCGACTGTCGTCAAAGTCCCAGCCAAATAATCCACCTAATGTTTTCCGCCTGTTTGGTGCAGGAAAATGTTTTTCAACTAATGTACTAAAAACACCCCTGGAAATAAAAAATTCTATCTTTTATTGCAATGTACATGAAACAAAGTTAAAGCTACTACAACTGGTATGGGGGTgggggtgacccaaatactACGGCCCTGAAGTTAAAGCTACTACAACTGGTATGGGGGTgggggtgacccaaatacttagtgtgcgaacccccccttgacagatcctggctacggccctgaagTTAAAGCTACTACAACTGtatactttaaaaacaaaaactacCTAACTTCACAAAATAATCatccttttaaaaaaataaattcttaaaacattaatttaacttGGTTTAATATTAttgcctttttaaaaaaaatacaatgcaaatgcCTTATGtgaaatactaataataattctaCAGCACTTACTTAGcagtagatacaaaatcattaaGTTCACCTCCTGCTTCTTCTAATGCATCTAATGTTCTTGCCTCACCTGttgactgtaggcctattacaacaCACTTAAAGAAAATTATCactcaaattaaattgttactTTAATATACTTGGTAGATTAACAGAATGAGTCTATAAGATCAACAGAATGAGGGTTGGCAAGCACCATGTTAATAATTCTACAGAGTCTCTTAAACACAATGAAGCAGCTGTGTTACaccttaaaaataatttacaatgaAAATAGTTCACTTAAAAATATTGTAGAAAGAGTAATCTTGACAACTGTGAACAAACCTTTCCATTTTTGACAGATTCCCTTGCCACCTTGACTGCATATGGCACTTTTGAAGCAATACACATGTACTTGAAGAACCTCTGATGAGCTGACCAGAACTGACCCCACATTGACTTGCGCATTCTATGCTCTGCACCAATTAAGTCAGCTGCTTTCTGGAAATATGCCCTACTTTTCATCcactatataaataaacaaatagaatACATTCTGCAATATTTTTATCAATTCTTATTTGATAAACATCTTAGTAGCTGGTGCACAAAAATGACACTACTTAGATACTGTCTTACCAGATGTGCAGATTTATTATATATCTCAATAAACCTCTTGGCTAATGATACTTCTTGTATACTGAATGAGACACCGTGAAAACTCAGTTGACGTGCAATGTACATGCCTCGCAGTTTCATATCCATGGCAACTATTTCCATAGCACCAACTCCCCTgtataattgtataaaataaacacaaattcAAGATGACTGAATCACAGTTTAGAATTGGTTAAGAATTGATTTTGAATGACACTTGCCTTCTTTCAACAGCTTGAATGAATGAAGGAAACTCTGGAAAAGGTGTATCTTTGCCCCATAGGCCTAACCTTGTCATGTAAGCCATATTCTTTGGTTCTGACGCTCCTTAAAAAATTAGGAAAATCAAAGTTAATATATTATGAAACTACttatacaaaaacattatttgatatacagtttttaaatatattacttCTATTggtagttttatttattttttattatcaaggATATTACTTGCTTTCAAATACTATTAATGAACACAacagcatttaaaaaaaaaacttgttggCTGTTCTTACCTGTGGCACTACAATATACAATTCTTGCTTTTGGAAGCTGCTGTTGAAGATCTAGTACCGTAAGTCCAGTCTTTGTTGGTCTAGATGATCCAACAGGAATCAAATTCTTTGCTTTATGACATTCATCCAAAATTATCTAATATGTAGTTGCTAAGGAAAAGAAGCACCATTGTAAACTAAAAATCCCTCATTATGGCAGTTTTTTGTAATTctttacatttaataaaaaacaattgaaagGATACAGGACCATCAAAGTCCTTGCCGCACCAATGAACCAGCTGTTTTAAACGCGTTCTATATTTTCCACCAGCCTGACTTTCACCTATCAATGATGAGTAGGTAGCAAATATTACTCCTTTCTTTACACTATTGTTTGTATGTGAATTGATTTTGGCATATTTAAACTGTAAgaaaaaaaggtataaaaataacaaacttttTTAATTACTATGATCGTTTTAAGGAACATTGTAACAGGCTTTACACAATATGTTGTCAAATATGTTGGTTTCATCCTAAACTTACCTTGTTTAATGAATGCACACTTATATTTGCACCAATATCTTTTAAGTCTCTTTGAGCGTCATACTTCAAATCATTAGAAACAGACAGCCTGTGtaaaattatgaatttattttttatgcttttattttaatagtaatttttttatatatccaTTCAAGGAATTGGTAGAGAGCCACTCTAACagaaaatttaatttgatgtattttgtttttgtttttaaatacaaaaataaatgttgcttTGAGATCATTTTTACAATCGATTGATAAAAGAAAACTGACCAGAGTGCACGCTTGCGTCCCAAGaggtaattttcaaatatgATTCCAGCTACACATCTTCCTTTACCCACACCTGCACCGTCACCTaaagttttaaaacaataaagaaaattaaCTTTGTGTATCTGTAGTTGGAAAATACTAGCAACataaaattataacaattatttttacacTCTAGAGAAGAAGACTCACCGATAAGAAAGCCCGCCCTCTCTCCACTAGCAAGGAATGACTCATGTTGTTGACAGGCATATGTGACTGCTTCAAGTTGCAGTGCGGAGAGGTGTCCATAGTCAATAGTACTTTCTGGAATGGCAAGTCTATACCAAACATCTGGAGGTTGAACACTTGCAAGAGAACTAGTCTCAACTACAGGATCTGGATGTTTTATCCCAAGTTTTACTgttataaatatgaaaaatcaGATCAGAAAAATaagtagtataataatatacagtaaaatagATGACATTTCATTGACATAGATTTTATTTGTGGTACATTAGTAATTTGGTATAACTTACATTTACTAGGCATATAGTCAGAATATGTGTCAGCATAGCTTAAACCATCTTCGTCTTCATCCTCATCAGGTTCTTCCTCTTTTGGAGCTTTAAGAGCATTCACTACAgcctaaaaaaattgtttaatataatcATAAAGCCTGGTTCAATGTGTCTACAAGACACATACATTAAACTATAACACTTTTAGTATttactcaatttttttaaatatttactgtaATAAAAACTGGTGTTTCTTACCGGAAGATAAATTgaatttttagcattttcattTGGCCAGGACTTGATTGTTGTATTAATAGTTTTAAAGTCTTTCTTCACTGCTTGTGCTTGGGTGGATCCTTGCGCAAGAGACGTCAAAGCTTTTGATGCTACACCCGTTAAAAGTGAATGCTTAGAAACTACAGAAGTGGATGGTCTTGTTGTAAGTATAATAGTAGGCTCTGATTTTTTAGGTTGTGATTTCAAAGATGTTGCTATTTTTAAAGTCTTTGTATCAGATTTTCCATTTGAAATAACACTCTTTGGTGGTTCAATATTTAACTGTTCAATTGCTACTTGGCCAGGCCCTTTAGAAACCAATTTGTAAGTTTTTAGAATCTGATTATTTTGAAGGTTAGATAGTCCAGTTGCTGACTTTATCATGGTGGTTGGGGTCTGACCAAGAGATTTTGGAATTACAATTGTTTGCCTTGATGTCTGTGGATGGATAACAATAGAAGGACGCCTTTGTTGTacctacaaaataataatttaggtcattaatttaattttagcacaaatgtatacagtaataaGAACACATGCCATGATCAGTCAACCATGTGTGACAGAAAATTcccaaaatgttttaaaaacttTCAGTATTAACTTA
This is a stretch of genomic DNA from Antedon mediterranea chromosome 3, ecAntMedi1.1, whole genome shotgun sequence. It encodes these proteins:
- the LOC140044388 gene encoding protein strawberry notch homolog 1-like yields the protein MSEQPGFDLLSAAMNESGLSLDINDILNPPDDDTNNQQNIDTGGLISQALAQSGVSTTETDPLIEALQSTHQVQQRRPSIVIHPQTSRQTIVIPKSLGQTPTTMIKSATGLSNLQNNQILKTYKLVSKGPGQVAIEQLNIEPPKSVISNGKSDTKTLKIATSLKSQPKKSEPTIILTTRPSTSVVSKHSLLTGVASKALTSLAQGSTQAQAVKKDFKTINTTIKSWPNENAKNSIYLPAVVNALKAPKEEEPDEDEDEDGLSYADTYSDYMPSKLKLGIKHPDPVVETSSLASVQPPDVWYRLAIPESTIDYGHLSALQLEAVTYACQQHESFLASGERAGFLIGDGAGVGKGRCVAGIIFENYLLGRKRALWLSVSNDLKYDAQRDLKDIGANISVHSLNKFKYAKINSHTNNSVKKGVIFATYSSLIGESQAGGKYRTRLKQLVHWCGKDFDGPIILDECHKAKNLIPVGSSRPTKTGLTVLDLQQQLPKARIVYCSATGASEPKNMAYMTRLGLWGKDTPFPEFPSFIQAVERRGVGAMEIVAMDMKLRGMYIARQLSFHGVSFSIQEVSLAKRFIEIYNKSAHLWMKSRAYFQKAADLIGAEHRMRKSMWGQFWSAHQRFFKYMCIASKVPYAVKVARESVKNGKCVVIGLQSTGEARTLDALEEAGGELNDFVSTAKGVFSTLVEKHFPAPNRRKTLGGLFGWDFDDSRSNTPDSYMKEKTSRKRKRVSDQKSNNKRGKTFFDDDSDIDSNFDVSDNEKMKRLSDEESDTGNSELSSNDEDDFNPFQSDSFGDADPWLHRKERKKKNKKPKKNGEEVNNVLLAAGLIQKTNTTVNSKMTSQPSTKSTSIAPLLSTSSSSPFLPGMDAIEKAQLMKQELLDELEEMSTELPPNTLDELIDSLGGPENVAEMTGRKGRVVSKEDGNVQYEARSESDIPLEILNLTEKKRFMDAKKFVAVISEAASSGISLQADRRVKNQRRRVHITLELPWSADRAVQQFGRTHRSNQVTAPEYLFLISELAGEHRFASIVAKRLESLGALTHGDRRAVETRDLSRFNIDNKYGRTALETTMKSIVGLDRPLVIPPGGANSSFFKDIQQALIGVGMLIKDEQLENASLDKDYTSISKFLNRILGIQVDLQNKLFQYFMDTLNHIINNAKKDGVWDMGILDLGSEGENVKKLEARTFIGSFSTGTATTELNKVSSERGLPFETVSTMWQELRTVEEGFFLSNQMRNGKRMAIFVKAAKGVKKNLYQIFRPNTGLQGKLESMQEIKKKYQKVLPKAAEKDWKLQYNSSASQCSHAYWRGNCKRYMVYQSCEVGLRRRTYYILSGSVLSVWSKVEDILATATGPHSKMQILRLKTDDGAKLVGCLIPKNCVPALIAKLSVGATTYSKQFNSADSAVL